The following proteins are encoded in a genomic region of Notolabrus celidotus isolate fNotCel1 chromosome 19, fNotCel1.pri, whole genome shotgun sequence:
- the LOC117831389 gene encoding ubiquitin-conjugating enzyme E2 G1-like — protein MTEQSSLLLRKQLAELNKNPVEGFSAGLVDDDDIYQWEVVVIGPQDTLFEGGFFKATLTFPRDYPLRPPKMKFVTELWHPNVAKNGDVCISILHEPGEDKYGYEKPEERWLPIHTVETIMISVISMLADPNGDSPANVDAAKEWREDPAGVFKKKVARCVRRSQEMAFD, from the exons ATGACGGAGCAGTCCTCGCTGTTACTACGTAAACAATTAGCAG AGCTCAACAAGAACCCAGTGGAAGGGTTCTCTGCAGGTCTTGTAGATGATGATGACATCTATCAGTGGGAGGTGGTGGTCATCGGGCCCCAAGACACATTATT TGAAGGAGGATTCTTCAAAGCAACTTTGACCTTCCCACGTGATTATCCTCTGAGGCCACCCAAGATGAAGTTCGTCACAGAGCTCTGGCATCCCAATG tGGCAAAAAACGGCGATGTGTGCATCTCCATCCTGCATGAACCTGGAGAGGACAAGTACGGCTATGAGAAGCCTGAGGAGCGCTGGCTGCCGATCCACACAGTGGAGACCATCATGATCAGTGTCATCTCCATGTTGGCAGACCCTAACGGAGACTCTCCTGCAAATGTAGATGCAGCC AAAGAGTGGCGGGAGGATCCTGCAGGTGTTTTTAAGAAAAAGGTGGCCCGCTGTGTGCGCAGGAGTCAAGAGATGGCATTTGACTAA